Proteins from a single region of Candidatus Dormiibacterota bacterium:
- the dacB gene encoding D-alanyl-D-alanine carboxypeptidase/D-alanyl-D-alanine-endopeptidase has product MLRRTHQPAKPAAQRSPVATPAAIARATPTPASWTAGERARLRSQLHAAFAPALAGADRWSLAVFDARGHAIFEDHDTTAATPASVQKLIVASVALDLLGPSYHFHTIASALGPIASDGTLAGNLWIAGSGDPSLRSNDLAAGVAALQRAGLRRIGGDLAIDASALHGPEINPYWDSADANEDYDAPTSAISLDEDTAEFRVYGQAPGQAARVVVVPASGAIHLRGEVATSNSSDDVIIAADLAANHFRLDGTIPAAVEEKFWLPVHGIPRYVGAVVQRMLLDRGIATAKQPVVERAPLESQVLWDHRSADLRTLERHMLYVSDNHYAEQLLRTVGLQDGSAGDDRGGIATEWRFLRRHAIPTPGLHVVDGSGLARVNRVSALTIASVLAYDESRGPLHSLYDLLPEGGRDGTLTDYDFTSALGRVRAKTGHITGVSSLAGYVNTRHHGRVIFAFLINGSPGDPDSAIVRAVDRISTF; this is encoded by the coding sequence GTGCTGCGCCGGACGCACCAACCCGCGAAGCCCGCAGCGCAACGGAGTCCCGTCGCGACGCCTGCGGCGATCGCGCGCGCAACGCCCACCCCCGCGTCTTGGACGGCGGGCGAACGAGCGCGTCTTCGCTCCCAATTGCACGCGGCGTTCGCCCCGGCGCTCGCCGGAGCCGATCGGTGGAGCCTCGCGGTCTTCGATGCCCGCGGCCATGCCATCTTCGAAGATCACGACACCACCGCGGCTACTCCCGCGTCGGTGCAGAAGCTGATCGTCGCGTCGGTAGCGCTCGATCTGCTGGGGCCATCGTACCACTTTCATACGATCGCCTCCGCGCTGGGCCCGATCGCATCGGACGGTACGTTGGCGGGCAATCTTTGGATCGCGGGCTCGGGAGACCCATCGCTGCGCAGTAACGATCTCGCCGCCGGGGTTGCCGCACTGCAACGCGCCGGCTTGCGACGGATCGGCGGCGATCTTGCCATCGATGCGAGCGCGCTGCATGGGCCGGAAATCAATCCTTACTGGGATAGCGCGGATGCCAACGAGGATTACGACGCGCCGACCAGCGCGATCTCGCTCGATGAAGATACCGCCGAATTTCGGGTTTACGGGCAGGCGCCCGGCCAAGCGGCGCGAGTGGTCGTCGTGCCCGCGAGCGGCGCCATCCATCTGCGTGGCGAGGTTGCTACGAGCAACTCCAGCGACGATGTGATCATCGCGGCCGATCTGGCGGCGAATCACTTTCGGCTCGACGGTACCATTCCGGCCGCGGTGGAAGAGAAATTCTGGCTTCCGGTGCATGGCATTCCGCGGTACGTCGGAGCGGTCGTGCAACGCATGTTGCTCGACCGCGGGATCGCGACCGCGAAACAACCGGTCGTGGAACGCGCGCCGCTGGAAAGCCAAGTGCTCTGGGACCACCGATCTGCGGATCTGCGAACGCTCGAACGACATATGCTCTATGTCTCCGATAATCACTACGCGGAGCAGTTGCTGCGCACGGTCGGATTGCAGGACGGGAGCGCGGGCGACGATCGCGGCGGCATCGCGACGGAGTGGCGGTTCCTCCGCCGGCACGCGATCCCGACCCCGGGGCTTCACGTCGTCGACGGAAGCGGGCTCGCTCGCGTCAATCGCGTCTCCGCACTGACCATCGCCTCGGTGCTTGCCTATGATGAATCCCGCGGGCCGTTGCACTCGTTGTACGATCTGCTACCGGAAGGGGGACGCGACGGGACCCTCACCGATTACGACTTCACCAGTGCCCTCGGCCGCGTCCGAGCCAAGACCGGCCATATCACGGGCGTATCGTCGTTGGCCGGCTACGTCAATACGCGCCACCACGGGCGCGTGATCTTCGCGTTCCTCATCAACGGGTCGCCGGGCGACCCGGATTCGGCGATCGTACGTGCCGTCGATCGCATCTCGACGTTTTAG